The Paraphotobacterium marinum genome contains a region encoding:
- a CDS encoding SDR family NAD(P)-dependent oxidoreductase → MLLSDKHNILINSAGSNLGRAIAMHFCSIGCNVILLDKDIKKLQKTYDFCNTISNKLIKIHNDSNQSITKNIGKYLSKFKCVHICINCFCITTLPKKYTVNSINYFCKKFTNTLASNFNLIQSFKKNLNRKNESGIIINIPQFQPQNVCFELSLAISEDMTKSWLSELENENIRIDSIISQKFGINSKDKLSIQSNIINNIDYIILNDYINGRVIKI, encoded by the coding sequence ATGCTTTTAAGTGATAAACATAACATTTTAATTAACTCTGCTGGAAGTAATTTAGGAAGAGCAATTGCAATGCACTTTTGTTCAATTGGATGCAATGTTATATTGCTCGATAAAGATATTAAAAAGCTCCAGAAAACTTATGATTTTTGTAATACTATTTCCAATAAACTTATTAAAATTCATAATGATTCTAATCAAAGTATTACTAAAAATATTGGAAAATATTTAAGTAAATTTAAATGTGTTCATATATGCATTAATTGTTTTTGCATCACTACCCTTCCCAAAAAATATACTGTTAATTCAATAAACTATTTTTGCAAAAAATTCACTAATACTTTAGCATCTAATTTCAACTTAATTCAAAGCTTTAAAAAGAACTTAAATCGTAAAAATGAAAGTGGTATTATTATAAATATACCTCAATTCCAACCTCAAAATGTTTGTTTTGAGTTATCGCTGGCAATTAGTGAAGATATGACTAAGAGTTGGTTGTCCGAACTAGAAAATGAAAATATTCGAATTGATTCAATCATTAGTCAAAAATTTGGTATTAACAGTAAAGATAAATTATCAATTCAGTCAAATATCATAAATAATATTGATTACATAATTTTAAATGATTATATTAACGGTAGAGTAATTAAAATATAA